In a single window of the Dreissena polymorpha isolate Duluth1 chromosome 3, UMN_Dpol_1.0, whole genome shotgun sequence genome:
- the LOC127873609 gene encoding fibrillin-1-like has translation MCLNTEGSYSCDCKQGFRVDANNEHKCIDINECNEASDNCTQICNNTIGGFLCRCHSGFTFEMSNWTCVPDDSDPCARSTLNCTQTAGCTLDTNNATTCFCDAGFIFNKISHQCQDVNECSQHICAQDCTNTIGSFQCSCIAGYQLVNKVSCELCEVPNWGLNCSQTCDCTGRGAERCDPVRGCVCSNGWTGSSCDDDVDECKEHPGVCEDARKSCTNNIGSYSCDCLKGYVKDAVGNCRDIDECYDPQLNECSQTCLNAEGSYTCGCKPGYTEVNSTHCTDINECDLNLADCEQMCENHPGYYNCYCYFGYRLNDDRNTCSKVKDFCKELNNLTCAGYCEVRNKTASCQCQQGFELAPDKQNCADVDECEDGNKCSTGANCMNTVGSFVCECPVGMKLQNNKRTCIECDNYHYGKDCSLTCSCINGVCNSTVGCVCGPGWTGISCDVDVDECRNNQVVCNETNTHCLNTPGSASCVCQEGYTKNIASGKCEDMNECQTSFMNTCDQDCINTPGSYLCRCREGFVFKNGKCNDINECLGGNECQQQCVNTIGSYRCSCESGFVLELTDRKSCIAETKCTLNQAANCSGNATCSVSDDEVICVCPNGYNGTYCTDIDECENGKETCDQNCKNTEGGFNCECQVGYFLENDYATCTECMNWTYGEMCSRECKCNLTNTETCNPTNGNCTCLKGWHGGLCNDDVNECTSLSNECPTNSQCINLSGSFTCECDAGYLKNSSGLCQACPQGRFGKGCTSTCLCDMAHTSVCNPVNGSCTCDAGWTGPECKTDVDECVSANGFKCPANSTCVDAIGSYKCDCDPGFKMSSKGNSCTECSNNTYGMKCFNTCACVKEHTLSHTQSCDTINGTCKCTGNWTGNTCQIDVDECQEDVCKDQNAVCVNTDGSYACYCKKGFVKDDVTKTCSNVATVPGKKIDLQVTLKIEDRSVNLTSDRDFAVVAQKVTLSLRIYLMRFITNFKIVINDLRNGSIVVDFTLVYDTADGVTKVLVDLANGTNFTYDRMPVKVISEQLSNATVLCGLYEKIRGPCEYGTACNVTGGVPSCVANIVPTDNVKLIIGVSVAGGLILGIGICTSICIVIKRKARNAEKHSQRRDNLNRFDGQGGQVFSRSPFKEVHQGNEPKAPKYRTWRSMALSFRQDAVKIPRIVPEENPGTTG, from the exons ATGTGCCTCAATACTGAAGGAAGTTACTCGTGCGATTGCAAGCAAGGATTCCGAGTCGATGCAAATAACGAACATAAATGTATCG ATATCAACGAATGCAACGAGGCTTCTGACAACTGCACTCAGATCTGCAACAACACGATAGGCGGCTTTCTCTGCAGATGTCATTCCGGTTTTACCTTCGAGATGTCTAATTGGACATGTGTACCAG ATGATTCTGACCCATGTGCTAGATCAACACTCAACTGCACTCAAACCGCGGGCTGTACCCTTGATACGAACAACGCAACCACGTGCTTCTGTGATGCaggatttatttttaacaaaatatcacATCAATGCCAAG ATGTCAACGAATGCTCTCAACATATTTGTGCACAAGACTGCACGAACACGATTGGCAGTTTTCAGTGCAGCTGCATTGCGGGTTACCAGCTAGTAAACAAGGTATCATGTGAAC TATGTGAGGTGCCAAACTGGGGTTTGAACTGTTCACAAACTTGCGACTGTACCGGACGAGGTGCCGAGAGATGCGATCCTGTCAGAGGCTGCGTCTGTTCCAATGGATGGACAGGAAGTTCATGTGACGATGACGTCGACGAATGCAAGGAGCATCCTGGAGTATGCGAAGATGCTAGGAAGTCCTGTACTAACAACATTGGCTCGTACAGCTGTGATTGTTTGAAAGGATACGTTAAAGATGCTGTAGGAAATTGCCGAG ATATAGATGAGTGCTATGATCCACAGTTGAACGAGTGTAGTCAGACGTGTTTGAATGCTGAAGGCAGCTACACTTGTGGATGTAAACCCGGCTACACAGAAGTCAATTCGACACATTGTACAG ACATTAATGAGTGCGATCTAAACTTGGCGGACTGTGAACAGATGTGCGAAAACCATCCAGGATATTACAACTGTTACTGCTATTTCGGATACAGGCTCAACGACGACAGGAATACATGTAGTAAAG TGAAGGATTTTTGCAAGGAACTTAACAATCTAACATGCGCCGGCTATTGTGAGGTACGAAACAAAACAGCATCATGTCAGTGTCAACAAGGATTTGAACTTGCCCCTGATAAACAAAATTGTGCAG ATGTCGATGAATGTGAAGATGGCAATAAATGTTCAACAGGAGCCAACTGTATGAACACTGTCGGCTCATTTGTGTGTGAATGTCCTGTCGGTATGAAgctgcaaaataacaaaagaacatgTATAG aatgtGACAATTATCACTACGGCAAAGATTGTTCACTTACGTGTTCGTGTATCAACGGTGTGTGTAATAGTACTGTag GCTGCGTGTGTGGTCCGGGCTGGACAGGGATAAGTTGCGACGTTGACGTCGACGAATGCAGAAATAACCAGGTGGTCTGCAATGAGACTAATACCCACTGTTTGAACACGCCGGGCAGCGCCTCGTGTGTCTGTCAAGAGGGCTACACGAAAAACATAGCATCGGGAAAGTGCGAAG ATATGAACGAATGCCAGACTTCTTTCATGAACACGTGTGATCAAGATTGCATCAACACACCCGGAAGTTATCTTTGTAGGTGCAGAGAaggttttgttttcaaaaatggaAAATGTAACG ATATTAACGAATGCCTAGGCGGGAACGAATGTCAACAACAATGTGTTAACACTATTGGTAGCTACAGATGCTCTTGTGAATCGGGATTCGTTCTTGAACTTACCGACCGAAAGTCTTGCATTG CTGAGACAAAGTGTACGTTAAATCAAGCTGCTAACTGCTCTGGTAATGCTACTTGTTCTGTTTCCGACGACGAGGTAATATGTGTTTGTCCTAATGGATACAACGGGACTTATTGTACAG ACATCGACGAGTGTGAAAATGGTAAGGAAACATGTGaccaaaattgtaaaaataccGAAGGTGGATTCAATTGCGAGTGTCAAGTTGGATATTTCCTGGAAAACGATTATGCCACGTGCACAG AGTGCATGAACTGGACATACGGTGAGATGTGTTCCAGAGAATGTAAATGCAATTTGACCAATACTGAGACTTGCAATCCAACAAACGGAAATTGTACGTGTTTGAAAGGTTGGCATGGTGGACTGTGCAACGATGACGTCAACGAATGTACGTCCCTTTCAAACGAGTGTCCCACCAATTCCCAATGTATAAACTTATCAGGCAGTTTTACATGCGAATGTGACGCTGGATATCTCAAGAACAGCTCTGGTCTGTGTCAAG CGTGTCCTCAAGGTCGTTTTGGCAAAGGCTGTACAAGCACCTGTTTGTGTGATATGGCACATACATCCGTGTGCAATCCAGTAAACGGGAGCTGTACGTGTGACGCAGGATGGACTGGCCCCGAATGTAAAACAGATGTCGACGAGTGTGTGTCAGCTAATGGCTTCAAATGTCCTGCAAACTCGACATGCGTCGATGCTATTGGTAGTTACAAGTGTGATTGTGACCCGGGTTTCAAAATGAGCAGCAAAGGCAATAGCTGTACAG AGTGTTCAAACAACACTTACGGAATGAAATGTTTCAATACGTGCGCATGCGTTAAGGAGCACACACTTTCCCACACCCAGTCATGTGACACTATCAATGGAACATGCAAGTGCACTGGGAACTGGACGGGGAATACTTGCCAAATCGATGTAGACGAGTGCCAAGAAGATGTGTGTAAGGATCAAAACGCCGTATGTGTCAACACTGATGGTTCTTATGCTTGCTACTGCAAGAAAGGCTTTGTAAAAGACGATGTTACCAAAACGTGTTCGAATGTTGCGACTG TTCCAGGAAAGAAAATAGACCTGCAGGTCACACTGAAAATTGAAGATCGGAGTGTAAATCTTACATCAGACAGGGATTTTGCAGTGGTTGCTCAAAAAGTTACATTATCG CTAAGAATCTACCTGATGCGGTTTATTACTAATTTCAAAATTGTCATAAACGATCTACG GAACGGAAGCATAGTTGTAGATTTCACGCTTGTCTACGACACTGCTGATGGGGTTACAAAAGTACTTGTCGATCTTGCAAATGGAACAAACTTCACGTATGACAGAATGCCTGTTAAAGTCATTTCAG AACAACTTTCTAACGCGACCGTGCTTTGTGGATTGTACGAGAAGATTAGAGGTCCCTGTGAATACGGGACGGCGTGTAACGTCACAGGCGGTGTGCCTTCGTGCGTAGCGAACATTGTGCCAACGG ACAATGTCAAGCTGATCATAGGTGTTTCTGTGGCGGGAGGTCTGATTCTGGGTATAGGAATTTGTACATCGATATGTATTGTGATCAAAAGGAAAGCGAGGAACGCCGAAAAGCATAGCCAAAGGCGGGATAACCTCAATCG ATTCGATGGACAAGGTGGCCAGGTATTTTCGAGATCGCCATTCAAAGAAGTTCACCAAGGAa ATGAACCAAAGGCCCCAAAGTATAGAACATGGCGATCCATGGCGCTGTCTTTCAGGCAGGATGCCGTTAAG ATTCCGAGAATAGTCCCGGAAGAGAACCCAGGTACTACTGGGTGA